The Gopherus evgoodei ecotype Sinaloan lineage chromosome 4, rGopEvg1_v1.p, whole genome shotgun sequence nucleotide sequence TGTGGGCTGTCACTCACTGTGCTGTGCCTCAGGTGTCGACAGCGAGCAGGCCACTCACCAAGGCCGGCACTGGCACGCCCGGGCCTCTTgcttctgctgcagcctctgccaGAAACCGCTGCTAGGACAGCCGGTCACGTCCCATCACAGCCTCCTCTACTGCTCCGAGGCCTGCAGCTTGGAGAAGGCGGCGGCATCCTCCACAGCCTCGGACTCATCCGACTCCGCCTTCGTCTCGGCTCCGTCTCCCGACTCAACGCTCATCTCCAGGGCCAGCAGTGAGGGCGGCAGGAATGTCCCGGGGCCAGGGAGCGCCCCTCCAGCTCCAACAATGGGTGGTGATTCCTGTCAACAGAGGGCAGAGGTGGAGGGTACAGTCATGTGCAatccactttcaaaagtgagggtggggggagaattgGGGGCAAGGAGAACTTTGATCCCAAATGGCCAGGACAGGgaattttcccttagcagctagAGGCCAGGGCATGGGCTCCTGCCAGCACATAGCATCAGGGCTGGCTAGAGCGTAGGACCTTTCTCCTCTTGCTCACAtcagtgaagtcactgggaggttgCATGATCAGcaggatcagaatcaggcccacaggcTCTACCACGACAGTCTGTTGGGCCTCGGGAACATCTCCAATGGTGGTCAACAGCTGATACCACAGGGTAAGATGTAGAGTGGGGAAAATTCTGCCATGATTTATGCAGCTCCATCAGCTTCCATGTACATGTCAAGGCAGAACTCGGCTTGGGCTCCAGCATTGTACGGCAGTTGTCAtcatgcgggggtggggggtatggTGGTGAGACGCACATTCAGATCCTTTTCTTTCGCCTGCTTCCCTCTTTCAGAGATGGAGGACTCCCCTGATCAAGCCTCCACGTGCCCCACATTCAGAAGCCAGGATGGCCACAGGACAGCATTTAAGGAGGGGAGTAAGGGAACTCCCTACCCCAGTGCGCTGGCACAGGCAGATGCCGCCCCGACAGGGCAGGAACAATCCTCCACCACCCTGCCCAGTGAACTGGGTTTGAATGGACCTGGGGCCTTGGGTGACCAGctcccagggaggctcaggcctCAGCCAGGCGGTGGAGCCCTGCACTTTAGAATCGGTTCATCCACCAACCCCAATGTGGCTACACGACAGAGCCCGGTCCCATCGCTCACGGACACCCGCCCACCAGACGTCATGGAGGAAGAAGATTCCTGGTGCCCGACCtgctcttcctcctcagactcggAGCCAGAGGGTTTCTTCTTTGGGAAACCGATCCCAAAGGCTGTGCCAGCCCTCCCTAGCAGGGAACAGAGTGGCCTTGGCAGAGCGGCAGGAAGGAGCAAGCACTTGGCCAGGCTGCGAAGCAGTCGCAAACACTGCAGCATTTCCTAGCAGGGGGAAGGCTGGGCAAAGAGCAAGGGGTCCCAGGCAGCATGGAAAGGACAGAAAGGGGGTGGACGGCGGGAGGAAGAACTCGTTACTTAGCCAAGTGTATTTAACCAGAGGGTCCGCCCCAGCAGACAAGCCAGGGGACGAGTAGTAGCCCCATGGTGAAGAACAGGTACAGCAagcggggaggggaaggcagacaGCCCTCAGAGGGCACAGACATCCCCTCTCTTACCTCACACCCAGACATGGGAAAAGACAAACCAGCCAGCCGTTTGTTCTCCAGAGCCCGTTTTACTGTGAAACTCAGAGAGGGGTTGTTTACACAGCAAGGCTGCCGACAATCCAAATCTCTCCACTGTCCTATCCTAGGTTTTTGCCAGCACTGGAGAGCTCAGAGGGGCAGGACACAGGCGGCAGAGTTTGGCTGCTCCGCCAAAGGGGAACTCTTGCTCTCAGGACCTCCCTGCTGAGAATCCCGTTCAGATAGGAGTGGCCTGGCCCTTTCGCCAGCCCACCGGGACCGATCGAAGATGGACACTGGCTCCTTCAGCTCAGGGCCGGGTGCAGCTTTCTCATCTGCAGTGAAAGCTCTGAAGGAGGATGACTGGACtttggagagggaaggagggtttTGAAATCCCAGAACCAAACTGTAAGCAGCGAAGCGCCCCCAGGCTGGGAGCGGTGGGGGGCAGACGGTGAATGTGCCAGGGGATTCCAGAGATCAGTTCCTACACTTCACCAATAAAGTTCAACATGGACTGAAAGGGGCTGGTGTGTGGATAAGAGAAGCAGGTCCCAGGTGAGACATGCTCTGCCACCTGCCTGACTGCTTCCtgcaggaggaagaagaaaagggcCTCACTCGCTGCCCAAGGCAAAGCAAGGGGCTTCCCTTCCACTCAGGGTCTGTCTGCACTACAGCTGCTGTTGTGGGCTCCAGCTGTAGCACTGGAGTGTAGACACTTCCCACAATCATGGAAGGCATTTTTTCCCTTGATGCAGTTAATGCACTTCCCCGAGAGGCGACAGCTACCTCGATGGAAGAATCCTTCTGCTGGCCTGCCTGCGTCTACACAGGGGGTTGGGTCGGCCTAAATTTTAGAAGTGGACCAGATCTAAGCCACTGGCATGGAATATGCTGGCGGGACAGAGCACAGCGTTGAAACAGGAGGTGGTGGGAGTGCTGCAGGGCTGATGTAAGGAGCCCAGGTAAGGAAGAGCAGGGGAGCTGCAAGTCAGAAGagaggtgcatcagcagagctgggtggggagtcCAGGACTGCAAACACAGAGGAGCAGGGCAGCCATGCTTCTGCGTGGGACTGAGGATTAAGctggcccagggccagctccaattTAGGCAGCTCCAATTTAGACAGAAAATTAAGAGGAGAGATTTCCCGAGGAGCCCAGCACACTGGGTGCTGAGGGCATGAAAATAATCCAGCCCTTagctcctttaaaaatcccacctcCTGTAGCTACCTGCATCACACCTTGCACCAAGCAGAGCCACCAGTCCCTCCTATGGGAAAAATACCCCACATTGAATGTTTTGAAACAAGCATAGAACAGCCTCAACCGAACAGCTGCTGCCTTTACACAGGAACACTGATGGCACAggggcagctgcagggggcactctgcccgcCACctgccattttatttttcagagttaAAACAATTTTCTCCACAAACGCACACACATTTCAAAGTTCAGGGAAGACAAGCAGGGACTTTCAGGGACTCCTCTCCTTCAATGAAACCATGAGGCTCAGGGGCCCCGATCCTGGTCGGGTGAAACTGCTGCAAGTGTTCTTCTGAGGAGGCTGTCGCCTATCACTCACAGTGTTGGCTTCAGTCAGCCCCACCCAACAATCCCCGTACCCAGCCCCTGGCACCACTTATCCATCCCCACGGTTACTGACTCCTTCGGCCCTAGCACGGCTCAGCCCTCCCCTAGgcgtctccttccctccccttccctcccttcccaaatTACTAACCCTCCCCACCATGTCAAGCCAACAGCCCCTTTCCCGTTCCATGCCATTGTCCAGCATCAGCACCAGGACTGCAGCCCTCCACGCTGGGACTCTGCTCCCACTCCATCGtctccagctgcagctgcacaaGTCCACAGCTGCTGGTTTCTCATCCCAGCCAGAATCActgctggggcttcagccccaatcCCCAGCAGCGCTCCTCCCGCCTCATCAGGCTCAGAGCCGGAGCAGATGTCTCCCGCTGTGCCGCCTCTCATGAGTGGGTGGAGCCCGAGTCGTAGCTGCTAATGAAGTGCTCCAGCTCCCGCAGGCAGTGGCCCCCGACCTGCCGCAGGTTGGCCCGCAGCGCAGACCCCATCGCCGCCTCCATGGAGGGCTCCTTGTGCAGCAGCATGGTGGCCACCACAGCAAAGGCCAGGCTGGATTGCTGGTAGgactgcagggaggggagaaagggagcTTGTCAGACAAGGCAGCGGGCAGGCAAGTTCCTAACCTCAACCTGGGTGCCCGAGATTCCCCCCAGATGTACTGAGCCACCCTACGACTCAGGCCAGTGGCACCCCCTAAGGCTGGGGCAATAATGTGCTTTCATTGATCCCTGCTGCTGGCATGATGAACCTCTGCTGGGCAGCCCGAGAACCTCTCCCTGCTCCTGTCTGGCCGTTCCCTCCCTCCGCCCAGAACACTTTGCTATCCTGAGAACCTTGCAAGGGGTCAGGCTCTGGAGCCTCAGCCAAAGGGGTGACAGATGGGCCAGCTAGCCAATCCACCTGGGAGTGTTAAACAAGAGGGCAAGCCCTCAGACTGCTCCCAGTCCCTGGCCGTTTAAGCCACTCCCCAGAGGAGTGTGAATCCAGGAGGAAGAATATTTTTCGCGTGCCGTGATGGCCACAGGCACCAAAAACGAATCAAGGAGGAGGACTGGGCTAGGAGTGAGATTGCTCTGACTTCCTGGCACCAAACTCCCTAGTCCTGAACTGCTCCTGGCTGGCGGTGGGGTTTTACCTCTAACCTCACTCTTCCCAACCCAGGATCACACTGGTCATTCATGGATAGCAAATACACAAAACACCCTCCCTGAACCTATTGCACCTGCTTTAAAGCCCTCACTGCAGCTGTTGCAAAGAATTTGGGGCGGGCCATGCAGATGATGGAGGTGgtttgggaggggaagggaaacccAGATCCTACACACATCAAGAGCCTCAATGCATCTAGGTCCGACCCTGCTTCTGGGTGAGCAAGAGGGGACTGTTAGAACTTACCAGCTCAATTTCTTCCTTTCTGGCCAGTATGGCAGCAGAACGAAGGTACTGCATGGTCTCTGCTGGGGTAGCCAGAGCAGAGCAGGCCTGGTAAGGATAGCCTGCGTCCTCCTGATGAGTGGCCAGCTGCTCCTGCGTTGATTTCAGACAGGGTGAGGGAAGGAAGTTAATCTGCTCTGGGGGAAGACAGGGTTGGACGTTTGCAGGTACATGAGCAAACAGGGCTACTGACAAATTAAATCGTCCCCCAAATCAAATCCAATAGTGAGTGGAGAAGCCAGGGATAAACTCTCCCCCTCATCGCTTGGTGAAAGTGGGAGCATTAGAGGGATGGCTGTagaatattttaaagcatttttctgAGCTTTATGCCACCTGCCCCAGCTTCCTCTCTGGGTAGCAAGGGGcagtttccctttaaaaaaagaatagggGGTGACAGAAACGGGCACCAGTCCAAGTCAGCTGCGATGAAAAGTCGTTACAGTCAGATCGCTGTTCTTGTCCTTTATGTGAAGGGaggttgtgataaatgaaggcggggtagctcccttttatggacacccagccagccagttagctatgaaatccctcttagtagctgttctctacttgctttacctgtaaagggttaaaaagtccccagGTAAAAGGAAAGgcgtgggcacctgaccaaaagagccaatgggaaggctagaattttttaaaatgggaaaaaacttccctttgtctgGTCTGTTATTCTCTGGAGCGAGGGGAaagagcagagacagggctgggacTGTGCTGTACAAAGCTTTTTGGCAGGTAtggaaatcatcagatcatacctaaaaCCTCCTCATGAATTGGAAAATGTCTAGAAAGATGTGATTAGCTTTATTTTTGGTTATGTCTTATGGGCTTgcggactcctctgtgctaaccccaaatgcttttttgTTTGACTTGTAACCTtgaagctggacctcaagaaggttattcttgaactttaatttttgtaagtgggttttttaaatatagcaaaagcctaagttccagatgtattttctctctttttgtttttaataaaatttacctttttttttttttttttttaagaacaggattggatttttggtgtcccaagaggtttgtgcatatgttgtttaattagctgggggcaacagctaatttcttttcttttctttctcagttcttccctggaggggggatgaaagggcttgaggatatCCCACAAGAAGGAATTCCCAAGcggttttgcatttgggtggtagCAGCATCTATCCATCCAAgggcagagagaagctgtaaccttgggagtttaatataagcctggagtggccagtattgatttttaaaatccttgcagggccccaccttctgcgcttgaagtgccagagtggagaaCCAGCCTTAACAAAGATTGATGGCTCTCAGTCCAGTTCACGGTGGGCAGGCACCCCTGgcacaaaaaccaccaccacagacAGCCCTAGCAAAGCTGCCAATAAATTAATGGCTCACGGGGGATGTTTCCCAGAATCTACTGCCTTGGCACCTGCTTTGAAGCACCCGTGCAAAGGATTCTGGGGGTGTTTTGGGAAACAAAAGCGGGCTGGGCAAGGACTTAATCTCTCCCAGGACTAGGGTGCCAACCTGGGAGAATGGGACAAACAGGTCAGTTCATACCAGCTCAATTTCTTCCTTTCCCACGGGAGGCAGCTCCTCTGTGATCTCAGACCAGACTGGAGGTAAAGCAGCTACAGCAGAGACAGCCTGGCTGAGAAGATCTGGGGCCTTCAGGTTGTCTTCCAGCTGGAGCTGTGGAAATtgcagggaggatggatgagggcGGTTATGCCATTCCAGAGGCACCTCCTATGGCAGCAGCGAAGACTCTGACAAATCAAAGCTGGGCCGTGGGAACATTCCCCAGAACCCTTAGCGTGGGTTAGTCTTGTTACCTCCACTGATGCACAGCTGGGGTAGCACAGAGGATTCTGGGAACAAGCATCAATTCCATGGGATGGGGCAGGCAAATGGAAGCAGGTAATGTGTGGGAAGAGGGCATCAAACCCCACCTTATCCTAAGGCCCCAGTACATCTGAtccaaggagaaggagaagggagggtgaGTTCATACCATCTCAGTATCTTCTGTTCTGATGGGATGATGCTCCTCTGTAGTTTCAGGTGAGGCTAGGGGCTCATCAGCCAGATCAGAGCCGGTCTGGCTGGGATCATCTGTGGCTTCGTGGCTGGCTTCCAACTGGACCTGTGGAGTTTTCAGATGGAGTGAGGAACAGTTAGATTGTCCCAAGGGAGGATGGGGCTGTGGGTGCATGAGCAAAACAGGAGCACCAGAAGCTCCAACACTGCAACCAAATTTTGCAGCTTCAGGGCAGATTCTGCAGGGATAAAATCCCTCTGACGTCTCACAGCAACTGGGAGCATTACAAAGACGACTGTAATAATAATCCCTAATGCTTAGCTAGTGCTTTTAATCCCTAGAGCTCATTGCGCTTGACAAAGGATGTCAGTATCATgagtcccattttacaaatggggaaatggaggcacagggaggggaagtgactcactcaaggtcacccagcaggccagtggcacagctgggaacagattccagatctcctgcatcccagtccagtgttctagACATTAGACAACACTGCCTCCTGTTCCACACCACAGAACACATGAAACACACTTGCGACCCAagttaggggagggggcagactcTTATCTGAGCAGCCTTGCACCTCAATGTCACCAGTGACGTAAcagtgctactgctgctgctggacaTACGCCCCCATCCCCATCATCCCCCTTGTTTGCACTTAGCTGTCTCCTGGACTGCCTTAGCAGAGTCCAAAGGACTGAATGGACTATGCAGATGCTACCCACAAACTTTTGAGCCAGTTGTCTTGGAAACTCCTTTGAAGCACCACTGCAGCTGGCGCCAAGGCTTATGAGGTGTGTTTGGGACTTAACGGCAATCCACTGTCAATCAATGCCAGGTGGGCATGAGGAAGGGACTTCAAATCCCATCTCCCCCGAGAGCACCAACACATCTGACCTTGGGGAATAGCTGAAAGGGGGGACGGATTAGCTCATACCAGCTTGATTTCTTCCTCCGGGAGACAAAGATCCTTCGGGGTGTCAGCCAGGACTGAGTCAGTTGCCAGAATGCAGCAGGCCTGGCTGTGATTGTCTGCAGCCTCCAGACCGGCCCCCAGCTGGACCTGCAGAGATTTCAAACAGATGAGGACAGTCCCAGGGCaggatgggagctgtgggtgcaggAGTGAACAGTGGTTCTGGAAGTGCTGACAGTTAGTCAGAATCTGTGGTTCTAGAGGAGATTCAGCAACTGGAGAAGCCCAGAATAAAATCCGCCCCCATCCCATTTCTCTCTGCAATGGGGAGTGTTGCAGAGACGCATGCAGAACGTTCCTTGTGTATGATTTCCAGCTTGCTGCTGCACGGGAATTCAGGCTCCCCCTGAAAACCAGCCTATTGACGCAGAACCATCAGGTGGCCTGCGTGAAGTGAGTTTGGCGGGTCTCAGCCCGAACTCCCCCCAGATAGCTGCCCAAGCCACAGAAAGCTGCCATCATCATTAATCTCCTTTACAGTGAGTCTTGGCAAAGTGTCCCAAGATTAAAGGGGAAGAGGCTCCCCAGAATCCTTCACACTGGCTGCTTTGACATCCTCCTTGCTGTGCTGCCACAGCCATCACTAAGGATGCGGGGGTGCTTCTGAGATCCAAAGGGGAGCCCTGCACAAGTCATGGTGGGCGAGTGAAAGGAAGCAACACGTAGGGACAAGGGGAACCAAATCCCATCCTGTCCTCCTCAGACTGCAAACTCCTTTGGGCAGCAAGTGTGCCTTTGTTACAGatacgtacagcacctagcacgtgGAGGCTATTGCAATACCCTAGGGCACCAACACATCTGCTGTAAGCAGAGTGAGAAGAGCCGGGTGAGTTCCTACCAGCTCAATTCCTTCCGTTCCCAAGGGATGAAGATCCTCTGTGGTTTCGGGTGAAGCTGGGGGTTCAGTATCCAGCGCAGAGCCGGCTTGGCTGGAAGGGTCTGTGGCTGTCTGGCTAGCGTCCAGCTGGACCTACAGAGGTTTCAGATGGGATAAGGGAAGGAGGTTAGACAATCCGAGGAGGATAGCAAACTGGTGAGCTTGCGTTCCATCTGCCCAGGCTACAGATGGGCAAAAGGCTGTCAGTCCAGCAGCTTTCACCAGCACTTAATTCACACCCTCGCTACAGCAGAATTGCCAGCCTGTACCTGGGTCCAAGAAAGGGGAATTGAATCTCCCCCTagcaggctgctgctgtgccTGAGGTTCATCTCAGTGTCCCCAAGAACTTGACTGAGCCCTCAGCAAGGAGATGAAAGGGGAAACCGTAGTAGGGACTTCTCTGCTGGAACAGAGGGCGgtgcagccagcagctgcctgctGCAAAATGGCCCTGGTAAAGTTGCTGCCACTTGCCTTTGCCAAATATAGAGGGCCAATcccagcaaggcatgctgggaaaaagaAGTTCCAATAAGACAGTGATCCTGCTCTAAGAGAGTGAGTAGGCACCAAAAAGTGCCTAGGAGAATGGGCTGTGCCTCTTATCTTCTCGTATGGCCCCaccttagattggaagctctttggggcagggacaatagcCGCCTTTCTCCCTGTACTCTGCAGTACCTGAGTGTCACACAAATCCCCTTACGCCTGAGGGACTTAGGATACAACCTCATCCTTGACACCCATCCATTGCCCAGGAAACCTAGCCCGTTctccgccccgcccctcccctccctgtggcccTTGACCTGGGGCGGTTTGGGTTCTTTCACTGGAGCTGCAGAGTCTTTCTTGGATTTTCCAGGTTTTTTGGGCGCTGCTGATTTCGCTTTCTCTGTCTTAGAAGAAACACTTTTCTTTCTACTGGACTGTAGGAAGGAAAAAGAGCAGAGGCTGGAATCACTCATGTCCTCCTGTGGCCCTCCATTACAGCCGTATCTTAGCCCCTCAAATTCTTTACTGTGTTTATCCTCGCCACACCCCTGCGAGGTCGGGCtaagcacagagagactaagtgactcgcctaaggtcacacagg carries:
- the PRICKLE4 gene encoding prickle-like protein 4 isoform X1, coding for MPYVYTLSFSSRFLLMSLLSPTWPQRDKAPCSGTFAGLTPTSSSDSDSGCALEEYLEATADAAPAEVSLGFEAPSADTVPAAIRSQLRIKSLLQQLPPQDCNDRYCPGLGEEERRQLQAFSARRRQESLGQGFACLVPSACLCEKCGRRLNTGDLGVFASRLGDRSCWHPSCFVCHSCHQPLVDLIYFHQDGKIYCGRHHAEFFRPRCSACDQLIFTDECTEAEGRRWHTEHFCCLECDLPLGGQRYVMKGGRLCCCSCFESLYAELCQACGELIGVDSEQATHQGRHWHARASCFCCSLCQKPLLGQPVTSHHSLLYCSEACSLEKAAASSTASDSSDSAFVSAPSPDSTLISRASSEGGRNVPGPGSAPPAPTMGGDSCQQRAEVEEMEDSPDQASTCPTFRSQDGHRTAFKEGSKGTPYPSALAQADAAPTGQEQSSTTLPSELGLNGPGALGDQLPGRLRPQPGGGALHFRIGSSTNPNVATRQSPVPSLTDTRPPDVMEEEDSWCPTCSSSSDSEPEGFFFGKPIPKAVPALPSREQSGLGRAAGRSKHLARLRSSRKHCSIS
- the LOC115650883 gene encoding uncharacterized protein LOC115650883 isoform X5, with the protein product MMFPGRGHPNSFFHPCPQDISPSAYPADFLRDDEGMGWAPQDHQEAASWDYRHGRREEGFRDRWHSPFSRDIEPYPADFYGGDSGGCWAPQDHQQPARWENQPGRHEDGFRDEWHSATPPNQHCPESVLREEHGNSWDREQDFFPRKYCGRGWKHHRGPFRGGYRGKFTPHYHRFQSYSSREKFKSSRSSASRSPERCLVSSRKKSVSSKTEKAKSAAPKKPGKSKKDSAAPVKEPKPPQVQLDASQTATDPSSQAGSALDTEPPASPETTEDLHPLGTEGIELVQLGAGLEAADNHSQACCILATDSVLADTPKDLCLPEEEIKLVQLEASHEATDDPSQTGSDLADEPLASPETTEEHHPIRTEDTEMLQLEDNLKAPDLLSQAVSAVAALPPVWSEITEELPPVGKEEIELEQLATHQEDAGYPYQACSALATPAETMQYLRSAAILARKEEIELSYQQSSLAFAVVATMLLHKEPSMEAAMGSALRANLRQVGGHCLRELEHFISSYDSGSTHS
- the LOC115650883 gene encoding uncharacterized protein LOC115650883 isoform X4; translated protein: MMFPGRGHPNSFFHPCPQDISPSAYPADFLRDDEGMGWAPQDHQEAASWDYRHGRREEGFRDRWHSPFSRDIEPYPADFYGGDKGRCWAPQDHQQPARWENQPRRHEEGFRGGWHSPFSRDIEPYPADFYGGDSGGCWAPQDHQQPARWENQPGRHEDGFRDEWHSATPPNQHCPESVLREEHGNSWDREQDFFPRKYCGRGWKHHRGPFRGGYRGKFTPHYHRFQSYSSREKFKSSRSSASRSPERCLVSSRKKSVSSKTEKAKSAAPKKPGKSKKDSAAPVKEPKPPQVQLDASQTATDPSSQAGSALDTEPPASPETTEDLHPLGTEGIELVQLGAGLEAADNHSQACCILATDSVLADTPKDLCLPEEEIKLVQLEASHEATDDPSQTGSDLADEPLASPETTEEHHPIRTEDTEMLQLEDNLKAPDLLSQAVSAVAALPPVWSEITEELPPVGKEEIELSYQQSSLAFAVVATMLLHKEPSMEAAMGSALRANLRQVGGHCLRELEHFISSYDSGSTHS
- the LOC115650883 gene encoding uncharacterized protein LOC115650883 isoform X3, which produces MMFPGRGHPNSFFHPCPQDISPSAYPADFLRDDEGMGWAPQDHQEAASWDYRHGRREEGFRDRWHSPFSRDIEPYPADFYGGDKGRCWAPQDHQQPARWENQPRRHEEGFRGGWHSPFSRDIEPYPADFYGGDSGGCWAPQDHQQPARWENQPGRHEDGFRDEWHSATPPNQHCPESVLREEHGNSWDREQDFFPRKYCGRGWKHHRGPFRGGYRGKFTPHYHRFQSYSSREKFKSSRSSASRSPERCLVVQLDASQTATDPSSQAGSALDTEPPASPETTEDLHPLGTEGIELVQLGAGLEAADNHSQACCILATDSVLADTPKDLCLPEEEIKLVQLEASHEATDDPSQTGSDLADEPLASPETTEEHHPIRTEDTEMLQLEDNLKAPDLLSQAVSAVAALPPVWSEITEELPPVGKEEIELEQLATHQEDAGYPYQACSALATPAETMQYLRSAAILARKEEIELSYQQSSLAFAVVATMLLHKEPSMEAAMGSALRANLRQVGGHCLRELEHFISSYDSGSTHS
- the LOC115650883 gene encoding uncharacterized protein LOC115650883 isoform X1 codes for the protein MMFPGRGHPNSFFHPCPQDISPSAYPADFLRDDEGMGWAPQDHQEAASWDYRHGRREEGFRDRWHSPFSRDIEPYPADFYGGDKGRCWAPQDHQQPARWENQPRRHEEGFRGGWHSPFSRDIEPYPADFYGGDSGGCWAPQDHQQPARWENQPGRHEDGFRDEWHSATPPNQHCPESVLREEHGNSWDREQDFFPRKYCGRGWKHHRGPFRGGYRGKFTPHYHRFQSYSSREKFKSSRSSASRSPERCLVSSRKKSVSSKTEKAKSAAPKKPGKSKKDSAAPVKEPKPPQVQLDASQTATDPSSQAGSALDTEPPASPETTEDLHPLGTEGIELVQLGAGLEAADNHSQACCILATDSVLADTPKDLCLPEEEIKLVQLEASHEATDDPSQTGSDLADEPLASPETTEEHHPIRTEDTEMLQLEDNLKAPDLLSQAVSAVAALPPVWSEITEELPPVGKEEIELEQLATHQEDAGYPYQACSALATPAETMQYLRSAAILARKEEIELSYQQSSLAFAVVATMLLHKEPSMEAAMGSALRANLRQVGGHCLRELEHFISSYDSGSTHS
- the PRICKLE4 gene encoding prickle-like protein 4 isoform X2, with the protein product MSLLSPTWPQRDKAPCSGTFAGLTPTSSSDSDSGCALEEYLEATADAAPAEVSLGFEAPSADTVPAAIRSQLRIKSLLQQLPPQDCNDRYCPGLGEEERRQLQAFSARRRQESLGQGFACLVPSACLCEKCGRRLNTGDLGVFASRLGDRSCWHPSCFVCHSCHQPLVDLIYFHQDGKIYCGRHHAEFFRPRCSACDQLIFTDECTEAEGRRWHTEHFCCLECDLPLGGQRYVMKGGRLCCCSCFESLYAELCQACGELIGVDSEQATHQGRHWHARASCFCCSLCQKPLLGQPVTSHHSLLYCSEACSLEKAAASSTASDSSDSAFVSAPSPDSTLISRASSEGGRNVPGPGSAPPAPTMGGDSCQQRAEVEEMEDSPDQASTCPTFRSQDGHRTAFKEGSKGTPYPSALAQADAAPTGQEQSSTTLPSELGLNGPGALGDQLPGRLRPQPGGGALHFRIGSSTNPNVATRQSPVPSLTDTRPPDVMEEEDSWCPTCSSSSDSEPEGFFFGKPIPKAVPALPSREQSGLGRAAGRSKHLARLRSSRKHCSIS
- the LOC115650883 gene encoding uncharacterized protein LOC115650883 isoform X2, yielding MMFPGRGHPNSFFHPCPQDISPSAYPADFLRDDEGMGWAPQDHQEAASWDYRHGRREEGFRDRWHSPFSRDIEPYPADFYGGDKGRCWAPQDHQQPARWENQPRRHEEGFRGGWHSPFSRDIEPYPADFYGGDSGGCWAPQDHQQPARWENQPGRHEDGFRDEWHSATPPNQHCPESVLREEHGNSWDREQDFFPRKYCGRGWKHHRGPFRGGYRGKFTPHYHRFQSYSSREKFKSSRSSASRSPERCLVSSRKKSVSSKTEKAKSAAPKKPGKSKKDSAAPVKEPKPPQVQLDASQTATDPSSQAGSALDTEPPASPETTEDLHPLGTEGIELVQLGAGLEAADNHSQACCILATDSVLADTPKDLCLPEEEIKLVQLEASHEATDDPSQTGSDLADEPLASPETTEEHHPIRTEDTEMLQLEDNLKAPDLLSQAVSAVAALPPVWSEITEELPPVEQLATHQEDAGYPYQACSALATPAETMQYLRSAAILARKEEIELSYQQSSLAFAVVATMLLHKEPSMEAAMGSALRANLRQVGGHCLRELEHFISSYDSGSTHS